DNA sequence from the Solidesulfovibrio fructosivorans JJ] genome:
AAAAAGATTCTCGTCGCCAACCGGGGGATTTCCGCCCGGCGGGTGCTGCGTTCCATCCGCGAACGGCTTCACGCCATTCCGGTTTTGACCGTCACCGATGTGGACATGACGTCTCCGGCCACCGCCGGCGCGCACGAACTCATCACCCTGGGCGCCGATCCCCGGGCATACCTCGACATCGACGCCATCATCAAGAAAGCCAAGGCCCACGGCGTGGTAGCCATCCACCCGGGCTGGGGCTTCGCTTCGGAAGACGAGGAATTCCCGCGCAAATGCGCCGAGGCCGGCATCATCTTCATCGGCTCCTCGGCCGAGGCCATGAAGAAGCTCGGCAACAAGGTCGAGGTGCGCAAGATCGCCATGGATCTCGGCGTCCCGGTCGTGCCCGGCTCCGAGGGTTCGGTCTCCATCCCCGAGGCCCGCGAGATCGCGGCCAAGATCGGCTTTCCCATCATGCTCAAGGCCGAGGGCGGCGGCGGCGGCCGGGGCATCTACGAAATTTACTCCGAAGCCCAGCTCGAATCCGCCTTTTCCAAGGCCTCGGCCATGGCCCAGGCCTCGTTCGGCAACCCGCGCCTGTTCGTGGAAAAGCTGCTTACGTCCGTGCGCCATATCGAAATCCAGGTGGCGGCCGACAAGCACGGCAACATCTTCGCCTTCGACGAACGCGACTGCTCCGTGCAGCGCAACCACCAGAAACTCGTCGAGATCACGCCCTCGCCCTGGCGCGGCATGACCGACGAACTGCGCCAGCGCCTCAAGGACTACGCCGAGCGCCTCGTGCGCGAGACCGGTTATTATTCCCTGGCCACGGTGGAATTTCTGGTCGATGCCGACGGCGAACCGTACCTCATCGAGGTCAACACCCGGTTGCAGGTGGAGCATGGCATCACCGAGTGTCGCTATGGCGTCGATTTGGTGGAAGAGCAGATCAATATCGCCTTCGGCGGCAAGCTGCGCTTCAATTGCGGCGATACGCGGCCGTTTCTGCACGCCATGCAGCTGCGCATCAACTGCGAGGATCCCAAACAGAACTTCACGCCCAACGCCGGGCTCATCGCCCGTTACCTGTCTCCCGGCGGCCAGGGCATCCGCCTCGATTCCTGCCTGTCCGCCGGCTACGAGTTCCCCACCCAGTACGATTCGGCCGGCGCGCTCCTGATCGCCTACGGCCGCAATTGGCCCAAGGTGGTGGCGGTCATGGAGCGGGCGCTGCGCGAGTACATCATCGGCGGGCTCAAGACCACGATTCCCTTCCACCGCCAGATTTTGAGCAACACGGAATTCGTCAAGGGCGACTTCGACACCAAGTTCATCGCCGCCAATCCCTATCTGCTCAATTACCGCGACGAAGAGCCGGAATCCCTGCGCCTGTCCTGGCTGGTGGCCGATATCTCGGCCCGGGGCTACAACCCCCACGTCATGCTCGGCAAATACCGGGGCCGCGAGGATTACCGCCTGGGCCGCTTCAGGCCCCATCTGCCCGAAGTCGATTTCCGCAAGCACGAAAGCCCCTATCCGCGCGGCGACCGCCAGGGCATCCTCGACCACGTGCGCGATTCCGGCAAGGTCCACTTCGTGGACACCACCACCCGCGACATCACCCAGTCCAACAGCGGCAACCGCTTCCGCCTGGCCGAGGACGAGCTGGTCGGGCCCTATCTCGACAACTGCGGTTTCCTCTCCCTGGAAAACGGCGGCGGCGCGCACTTCCACGTGGCCATGATGGCCAACATGACCTATCCCTTCACCGAGGCGGCCCTGTGGAACCAGTTCGCGCCCAAGACCCTCAAGCAGCTGCTTATCCGCTCGACCAACGTGCTCGGCTACAAGCCCCAGCCGCGCAACCTCATGCGGCTGACGGGCGAGATGATCTGCGAACACTACGACATCATCCGTTGCTTCGATTTTCTTAACCATATCGATAACATGTACCCATTTGCCGAGGTGGCCCTGTCGCGTCCCGGCATCATCTTCGAGCCGGCCATCTCGTTTTCCTTCGCCAAGGGCTTCGACGTGCACCATTACATGGGCGTGCTCGAGGCCATCCTGGACCAGATCGCCAAGGCCGGCGGCATGACCAAGACCAAGGCGGCGAAAAGCATCATCCTGTGCCTCAAGGACATGGCCGGCATGTGCCCGCCGCGTTTCGTGCGGAAGATGGTGAAGGCCATCCGCAAGGCCTACCCCGACTTGGTCCTCGACTACCACCGCCACTACACCGACGGCCTCTTCGTGCCGGCGGTCGGGGCGGCGGCCGAGGCCGGTTGCCACATCGTGGACACGGCCATCGGCGCTTCCGTGCGCTGGTACGGCCAGGGCGAGGTGCTTTCCACCGCGGCCTACATCGAGGAGGACCTCGGCGTGCCCGTGTCCCTGACCAGGGACAACAAGGACATGATCCGGGCCGCCAACTTCGTCCTCAAGCAGATCATGCCCTACTACGACCGCTACACCGCCCCGTACTTCCAGGGCATCGACTACGACGTGGTCGAACACGCCATGCCCGGCGGCGCCACCTCCTCCTCCCAGGAAGGGGCCATGAAGCAGGGTTATATCCATCTGCTTCCCTATATGCTCAAGTTCCTGGCCGGCACGCGCAAGATCGTGCGCTACCACGACGTCACCCCCGGTTCCCAGATCACCTGGAACACGGCGTTTCTGGCCGTGACCAGCGCCTACAAGGCCGGCGGCGAACGGGCGGTCAAGGACATGCTCGAGGTGCTCGAGTCCGTGGCCGAAACCCCGGACGAATGCCTGACCCAGGCCGCCCGGCACGACCGGCTGCTGCTCTACGCCAACTGCAACGACGCCTTCCGCAACCTGCTGCTCGGCAAATTCGGCAAGATGCCTCTTGGCTTCCCGCCCGACTGGGTCTACGAAAGCGCTTTCGGCGCGGATTGGAAGAAGGCCATCGCCGAGCGCACCGAGGAGTCGCCCCTGGACGCCCTGGGCGAAGTCGACATGGACGCGGAACGGGCGGCGCTCACCGGTCAGATCGGCCGCGAACCCACGGACGAGGAATTCGTGCTCTACCTGAACCACCCGGGCGATGCCCTCAAGACGATCGAATTTCGCAAGAAATTCGGCGATCCGAACAAGCTTCCCCTGGATGTCTGGTTCGAAGGGCTGGAGCAGGGCGAGGAGCTTTTATTTAGCGACACCCAGGGCAAGCCCCACCACATGTCCATCCTCAACATCTCGCGTCCCGATGAAACCGGCGCCGCCACCGTGCGCTACTCCCTTGATTCGGAAATCCTGAGCCACCGCGTGTCGGTGGCCGCGCCCCAGGGCGGGGCCGCGCCCAAGGTGGAGATGGCCGACCCGAACAATCCCTACCATGTGGGCGCGCCGGTCTCCGGCGACCTGTGGGTCATGCAGGTCAGCCCTAACGACTACGTCAAGGCCGGGGAAGAGCTCTTCAATATCTCGGTCATGAAGCAGGAAAAATCCGTGGCCGCCCCTCTGGACGCCACGGTCAAGCGGGTGCTTAAAAGCGCTGATTACGCCAACGACCGCAAGATGGTTCCCGTCAGGGAAGGCGAGTTGCTGGTGGAACTGGGGCCCGTCACCAAGGACTGCCCGTCCTGCCGGCAGCCCCTGCCTGACGACCGCTTCAAGTTCTGCCCCAATTGCGGCCAGGCTGTGTGATCGCTGCCAGGAACATGTTGACGGCGGCCGGCTCGGACCGGCTCGCCGAGCCGGAAGATATTAAGGAGGGGAGAATGGCCAAGACCAAAGCCAAAGACCAACCGCGCCAGGACGACGCAACGTCCGCCAAAAAGGAAGGCGCGGCCATCGATACCGCCACGCAGATCATCCTCACCGGTGCCGACATCGTCGGCATGGGCGAGGATGCCGAGATTCTCGTCGGCGGCAAGAACTACAATACCGCGCTCATAAGCCAGATCGGAGGCATTCGCGCGCCCCAGTTTCGGGCCGTGTCCTCCGTGGCCTTCCACCGCGTGCTCGACGAGACGCGGGTCAATGCGGCGCTCATCCGCGAGATGGTCAATGAAGGCTACCGTCGCGTCAATTGGAACGACGAGGAAGTCAACAGCGATCCGGAATATATGAAGAACCTCGTACGCGATCTGGCTGACGAGGTCAGGGCCAAGCTCGCCGACGCCACGGGTTCTTCCATCGTTTTGCGCACGTTTATAAACAACGTGGTCGAGGGCTTCGCCACCTCTCCCGAAGGCATCGACCAACTGCGCAAACGCTCCGTGCTCGTCCAGGTCGCCATCCTCTCCGTGGATATGCCGGCCGAGGTCCGGGAAGCCGTCTCCAACGCCTACAACGACATCTGCCGCGACGCCGGCCTCGAGGACGTGCCCGTGGCGGTGCGCTCCTCGGCCGCGGGCGAGGACAGCCGCAAGAAGGCCTTCGCCGGCCTCCAGGACACCTATCTCAACATCGTCGGCGCTTCCCACGTGGTCACGGCCTATCAGTGGGACTGCGCCTCGGCCTATAATCTGCGCTCCATGACCTACCGCCGCGAGGCCATCCTCGACGCCGTGGCCCTGGCCGAACGCACCGGCGACAACTCCATCGCCGAGACGGCCAAGCAGGAATGGGCCATCGAGAACACCTCCCTTTCCGTGTGCATCATGCGCATGATCAACCCCGTGATCTCCGGCACGGCCTTTGCCGCAGACACGGCCACCGGCTGCCGGGGCACCTCCAGAAACGACCTCGTCTCCATCGACGCCAGCTATGGCCTCGGCGAGGCCGTTGTCGGCGGCATGGTCACCCCGGACAAGCTCTACGTTTTCCAGCGTGACGACGGCTCGGAGGTCGTCATCCGCAACATGGGCTACAAGGACAAGAAGATCGTCTACGACGAGGCCGGCGGCACCAAGCTGGTCAAAGTCTCCGACGAGGAGGCCTACCGTTGGGCGCTGTCCCTGGCCCAGGCCGAGGAAGTGGCCCGGGGCGTGCGCGCCATCAGCGTCGCCTACGGCGGCTGCATCATGGACACCGAGTTTTGCATCGACCAGTCCGACCGCCTGTGGTTCGTCCAGGCCCGGCCCGAGACGCGGTGGAACGAGGAACTCGAGCGCCATCCCCACACCATCTTCATGCGCCGCATGGAAGTGGACAAAAAGGCCCTGGCCGCGGCCGAGGTCATCCTCGAAGGCAACGGCGCTTCACGCGGGGCCGGGCAGGGCATGGTCCGCTTCCTGCGTTCCGCCCTGGAACTCAACAAGATCCAGAAGGGCGACATCCTGGCCGCCGAACGCACCGACCCGGACATGGTGCCGGGCATGCGCGTGGCCTCGGCCATCCTGGCCGACGCCGGCGGCGACACCAGCCACGCCGCCATCACCTCCCGCGAACTGGGCATTCCGGCTGTCATCGGCATCCAGCGCGCCGAGACCCTGCGTTCCCTCGACGGCCAGTACGTCACCGTCGATGGCTCGCGCGGCTGCGTCTACCGGGGGCTTTTGCCCCTGGAGGAAGTCGGCGGCGAGATGGACATCGCCAAGCTGCCGACCACCAAGACCAAGGTCGGGCTGATTCTGGCCGACGTGGGACAGG
Encoded proteins:
- a CDS encoding pyruvate carboxylase, with translation MIAKTFLEVLSEVEGKKILVANRGISARRVLRSIRERLHAIPVLTVTDVDMTSPATAGAHELITLGADPRAYLDIDAIIKKAKAHGVVAIHPGWGFASEDEEFPRKCAEAGIIFIGSSAEAMKKLGNKVEVRKIAMDLGVPVVPGSEGSVSIPEAREIAAKIGFPIMLKAEGGGGGRGIYEIYSEAQLESAFSKASAMAQASFGNPRLFVEKLLTSVRHIEIQVAADKHGNIFAFDERDCSVQRNHQKLVEITPSPWRGMTDELRQRLKDYAERLVRETGYYSLATVEFLVDADGEPYLIEVNTRLQVEHGITECRYGVDLVEEQINIAFGGKLRFNCGDTRPFLHAMQLRINCEDPKQNFTPNAGLIARYLSPGGQGIRLDSCLSAGYEFPTQYDSAGALLIAYGRNWPKVVAVMERALREYIIGGLKTTIPFHRQILSNTEFVKGDFDTKFIAANPYLLNYRDEEPESLRLSWLVADISARGYNPHVMLGKYRGREDYRLGRFRPHLPEVDFRKHESPYPRGDRQGILDHVRDSGKVHFVDTTTRDITQSNSGNRFRLAEDELVGPYLDNCGFLSLENGGGAHFHVAMMANMTYPFTEAALWNQFAPKTLKQLLIRSTNVLGYKPQPRNLMRLTGEMICEHYDIIRCFDFLNHIDNMYPFAEVALSRPGIIFEPAISFSFAKGFDVHHYMGVLEAILDQIAKAGGMTKTKAAKSIILCLKDMAGMCPPRFVRKMVKAIRKAYPDLVLDYHRHYTDGLFVPAVGAAAEAGCHIVDTAIGASVRWYGQGEVLSTAAYIEEDLGVPVSLTRDNKDMIRAANFVLKQIMPYYDRYTAPYFQGIDYDVVEHAMPGGATSSSQEGAMKQGYIHLLPYMLKFLAGTRKIVRYHDVTPGSQITWNTAFLAVTSAYKAGGERAVKDMLEVLESVAETPDECLTQAARHDRLLLYANCNDAFRNLLLGKFGKMPLGFPPDWVYESAFGADWKKAIAERTEESPLDALGEVDMDAERAALTGQIGREPTDEEFVLYLNHPGDALKTIEFRKKFGDPNKLPLDVWFEGLEQGEELLFSDTQGKPHHMSILNISRPDETGAATVRYSLDSEILSHRVSVAAPQGGAAPKVEMADPNNPYHVGAPVSGDLWVMQVSPNDYVKAGEELFNISVMKQEKSVAAPLDATVKRVLKSADYANDRKMVPVREGELLVELGPVTKDCPSCRQPLPDDRFKFCPNCGQAV
- a CDS encoding PEP/pyruvate-binding domain-containing protein, with product MAKTKAKDQPRQDDATSAKKEGAAIDTATQIILTGADIVGMGEDAEILVGGKNYNTALISQIGGIRAPQFRAVSSVAFHRVLDETRVNAALIREMVNEGYRRVNWNDEEVNSDPEYMKNLVRDLADEVRAKLADATGSSIVLRTFINNVVEGFATSPEGIDQLRKRSVLVQVAILSVDMPAEVREAVSNAYNDICRDAGLEDVPVAVRSSAAGEDSRKKAFAGLQDTYLNIVGASHVVTAYQWDCASAYNLRSMTYRREAILDAVALAERTGDNSIAETAKQEWAIENTSLSVCIMRMINPVISGTAFAADTATGCRGTSRNDLVSIDASYGLGEAVVGGMVTPDKLYVFQRDDGSEVVIRNMGYKDKKIVYDEAGGTKLVKVSDEEAYRWALSLAQAEEVARGVRAISVAYGGCIMDTEFCIDQSDRLWFVQARPETRWNEELERHPHTIFMRRMEVDKKALAAAEVILEGNGASRGAGQGMVRFLRSALELNKIQKGDILAAERTDPDMVPGMRVASAILADAGGDTSHAAITSRELGIPAVIGIQRAETLRSLDGQYVTVDGSRGCVYRGLLPLEEVGGEMDIAKLPTTKTKVGLILADVGQALFLSRLRNVPDFEVGLLRAEFMLGNIGVHPQALEAYDNGTLPALIESKLKDFDAKLTKIVREQMAAGYINVEIKLRSYVGLITGLATELDALADHAGARGTDEVMAVHRRIRELEKKLDHHLEEVTRRLDLLKTSSDLATHVAIVLGYWDELQEKAVDPDAVKRRYEIKAHIEDRVAAVAEEPIIKDTLAKIRAMRQEVARQVGIKGEIDDLNGLLAKIRKQLFSRGFRSGKELYVQTLSQGLGLFAMAFHGKPILYRTTDFKSNEYRNLLGGNLFETVEDNPMLGYRGVSRNIHDWEIESFKLARGIFGGKNLHIMLPFVRTVEEATSMKRYLERVHNLHSGDDGLKMFIMSEIPSNAILAKQYIQEFDGFSIGSNDMTQMVLGTDRDNPALRHIYDEEDPAVVWALLVTIFAGQKYGKKVGFCGQGVSNSVILRGLVAIAGIVCASVVPDTYYRTKFDMAHVESEDIPVSRLGEWLAAQHLERLKAVLIENKYEHIVKKYDTAADIKDWYDGEMTRLAEQLRENLESAKAHFYHQELESFRRLFHKPVLYATWDWSGTVFDAMRQAGFDSYKEQAEALAAQRAKKW